A genomic stretch from Candidatus Poribacteria bacterium includes:
- a CDS encoding cytosolic protein: MKPITQQEITDYVETNIQDFHQRRLDNLQKLKMLDVVKQKNPYLFKAKNINTAQDFVKTILDARLSSQEETIFGGFLEGLAIFICSKVYG, encoded by the coding sequence ATGAAACCCATTACACAACAAGAGATCACTGATTATGTTGAGACGAACATTCAAGACTTCCATCAGAGACGGTTGGATAATCTCCAAAAATTGAAGATGTTGGATGTCGTTAAACAGAAGAATCCTTATCTATTCAAAGCTAAAAACATCAATACGGCACAAGATTTTGTGAAGACCATCTTAGATGCTCGTCTATCTTCGCAAGAAGAAACAATTTTTGGTGGATTTCTGGAAGGACTTGCCATTTTTATCTGTTCAAAAGTATACGGCG